A single Argentina anserina chromosome 7, drPotAnse1.1, whole genome shotgun sequence DNA region contains:
- the LOC126802529 gene encoding transcription factor GTE9-like, translating to MMATQTMLSGNSKLEIKFSCKRVGFDPRNVVAQSSGDVEAPRGKKVKMVGKVTSQSPTIQTGFGANAAAKTVNNSSVVIASKKRSVSLLDEETVCPSSVPNAASISSVPFSPKKALHVAMLKSRFADTFLKAEQKYLDRGNMSDPLKMQQEKAKLERKYRLGKAKIDAELRAAEAAVQRQAEVELKRLQERERAVRGQAELELKEQREKERGEARVALEKMERTFLFEDNCYILEELKKLAGYRGGSWGWHFQSPLEQLGLFIKDEYELEEGEIFLRERDH from the coding sequence ATGATGGCCACCCAAACAATGTTATCGGGCAACAGCAAGTTAGAGATCAAATTTTCGTGCAAAAGAGTCGGATTTGATCCCCGAAATGTAGTTGCCCAATCATCAGGGGATGTTGAGGCTCCAAGAGGGAAGAAGGTGAAGATGGTTGGTAAAGTGACGAGTCAGTCTCCAACTATTCAGACTGGCTTTGGTGCCAATGCGGCCGCCAAAACAGTGAATAACTCCTCTGTTGTGATAGCTTCTAAGAAGAggtctgtaagtcttctggaTGAGGAAACCGTATGTCCCAGTTCTGTCCCGAATGCTGCTTCTATCTCCAGTGTTCCATTTTCACCCAAGAAGGCCCTCCATGTTGCAATGCTGAAGAGCCGCTTTGCCGATACTTTTTTGAAAGCTGAACAGAAATATCTTGATCGAGGTAATATGAGTGATCCCCTGAAGATGCAACAAGAAAAGGCCAAGTTGGAGCGCAAGTACCGTCTAGGGAAGGCGAAAATTGACGCTGAATTGAGAGCAGCGGAAGCTGCTGTACAAAGGCAGGCGGAGGTTGAATTGAAGAGGCtacaagaaagagaaagagctgTACGGGGGCAGGCTGAGCTTGAATTGAAGGAgcagagagaaaaagaaagaggagaagccCGTGTTGCTCTTGAAAAGATGGAGAGGACTTTTTTGTTTGAGGATAATTGCTATATTTTGGAGGAACTTAAGAAATTAGCCGGATATCGCGGTGGCTCTTGGGGCTGGCACTTTCAATCACCTCTGGAGCAATTGGGTTTATTCATCAAGGATGAGTATGAATTGGAGGAAGGGGAGATATTTTTGAGGGAAAGAGACCACTGA
- the LOC126804006 gene encoding pyruvate kinase 1, cytosolic-like encodes MLSNHLLLEEPIRMASILEPSKPTFFPALTKIVGTLGPKSRSVEIISACLEAGMSVARFDFSWGDAAFHQETLENLKIAIKRTKKLCAVMLDTGGPELLVVNKSRCPIPLQAETLVVLTPDQDKDATSNLLPINFSGLAKAVNKGDTIFIGQYLFTGSETTSVSLEVTEVSGEDVVCLIKNSATLEGSLYTLHVSRIRIDLPTLTDQDKEVIKTWGVCNNIDFLSLSHTRHAEDIRHARAFLSKLGDMKQTQIFAKIENSEGLKHFDEILQEADGVILARGNLGIDLPPEKVFLSQKAAVYKCNMAGKPVVVTRVVDSMTDNLRPTRAEATDVANAVLDGSDAILLGAETLRGLYPVETISIVGKICAEAEKVFNQDLYFKRAVKHIGEPMTHLESITSSAVRAAIKVKASVIICFTSSGRAARLIAKYRPTMPVLSVVIPRVKTNQLRWTFSGAFEARQSLIVRGLFPMLADPRHPAEKTGVANETILKVALDYGRASGVVKPHDRVVVCQKIGDAAVVKIIELED; translated from the exons ATGCTTTCGAATCACTTGCTTCTCGAAGAGCCTATCAGAATGGCCTCCATTCTCGAGCCTTCCAAGCCT ACATTCTTTCCTGCACTGACAAAAATAGTTGGTACACTCGGTCCAAAATCCCGATCCGTTGAGATAATATCCGCTTGCCTGGAGGCAGGAATGTCTG TGGCACGGTTTGACTTCTCATGGGGCGATGCTGCATTTCACCAAGAGACATTGGAAAATCTGAAAATTGCCATCAAGCGTACCAAGAAGCTGTGTGCA GTTATGCTGGACACAGGGGGTCCGGAGTTGCTGGTAGTGAATAAATCTAGATGCCCCATTCCTCTTCAGGCAGAGACCCTGGTAGTCCTGACACCAGATCAAGACAAAGACGCCACTTCAAATCTCTTACCCATAAATTTTAGTGGGCTGGCAAAG GCTGTGAACAAAGGTGACACCATTTTTATTGGTCAATACCTCTTTACAGGAAGTGAAACTACTTCTGTATCGCTGGAG GTCACAGAGGTTAGTGGTGAAGATGTGGTTTGTCTCATAAAGAATTCTGCTACTTTGGAGGGGTCTCTGTATACTTTGCATGTCTCTCGAATTCGTATTGATCTTCCGACTCTTACCGATCAAGATAAGGAG GTCATAAAAACGTGGGGTGTTTGTAACAACATTGACTTCCTCTCATTGTCACATACCCGTCATGCTGAAGATATTCGCCAT GCGCGTGCATTTCTTTCGAAATTAGGGGACATGAAGCAAACTCAGATTTTtgctaaaattgaaaattcgGAG GGATTAAAGCACTTTGATGAGATCTTACAAGAAGCTGATGGAGTTATCCTTGCTCGTGGAAATTTGGGGATAGATCTTCCACCTGAGAAG GTGTTCTTGTCTCAAAAGGCTGCTGTTTACAAGTGCAACATGGCTGGAAAGCCAGTTGTGGTGACTCGAGTTGTAGACAGTATGACAGACAACCTAAGACCAACTCGTGCTGAAGCAACTGATGTTGCCAATGCAGTACTAGATG GAAGTGATGCGATTCTTCTAGGTGCAGAGACCCTGCGGGGTTTGTACCCTGTCGAAACCATCTCAATTGTTGGAAAGATCTGTGCTGAG GCCGAGAAAGTCTTCAACCAAGATCTGTATTTTAAGAGGGCTGTCAAACATATTGGAGAGCCAATGACCCACTTGGAATCTATTACTTCGTCCGCG GTACGTGCGGCCATTAAGGTGAAGGCCTCAGTGATTATATGCTTCACTTCATCTGGAAGAGCTGCAAG GTTGATCGCAAAGTACAGACCAACAATGCCTGTGCTTTCTGTTGTCATTCCTCGGGTTAAGACAAATCAACTCCGATGGACATTTTCTGGTGCTTTTGAG GCGAGGCAATCACTTATTGTCAGAGGTCTTTTCCCAATGCTGGCAGATCCTCGGCATCCA GCCGAGAAAACTGGTGTGGCAAATGAGACAATTCTAAAGGTCGCTTTGGATTATGGTAGAGCCTCCGGTGTTGTAAAGCCTCACGATCGTGTTGTAGTTTGCCAGAAAATTGGTGATGCAGCTGTGGTGAAGATTATTGAGCTGGAAGATTAG